CGGTTCGACGCGGCGGGGCGACTGCTCGCGGTGAGTGCCCCCGGTGGGGAGAAGACCTTCGACTACAACGACCGCGGCGCGCTGCTGACCAGCGAGGGGCCGGTGTCGGGCAAGACGGAGTACAGCTACGACGCCGCAGGCAGGCTGACCCAGCGGGTCGACGCGGCCGGGACCTCGGTGTTCACCTACAACCAGGGGCGGCTGGCCGGTGCCACCGACGGGATCACCGGTGTCACGCAAGGCTATTCGTATGACGACGCCGGTGCGCTGGCGGCCGTGGACTACGGCGGTGGCCGGGTCCGGGAGTACGGCTACGACGCCTTCGGCAGGCGGATCTCGGACACCCTGCGGGGTTCCGGCGGTTCGGTGCTGGCTTCGATCGAGTACGGCTACGACCTGAACGACCGGATCACCTCGAAGAAGACAGCCGGAACGGCCGGGGCCGCGGAGAACACCTACGGCTACGACCACGCGGGCCGGATGACCTCGTGGACCCGCGACGGAACCACCACGGGCTACGAGTGGGACGCCTCCGGCAACCGGATCAGTGCCGGGGACCGGACGGCCACCTTCGACGAGCGCAACCGGCAGCTCACCGACGGCGACACGACTCTCACCTGGACCGCCCGCGGCACGCTCGCGTCGCGGGGTGAGGTCGAGTACGGGTTCGACGCCTTCGACCGCGCGGTGCGCCGGGGCCAGGTCAGCTACAAGTATGACGGCCTGGACCGGATGTCGGCGCGCAACGGTCAGTCCTTCGGTTACGACGGCACGAGCCTGAACCTGGTCTCGACCGGCACGTCGGTCTTCGCTCGTGGCGCGGACGGTGGCTTGCTGGCACAATCGGCGGGCGGTTCCGGGCAACTGGCCATCACCGACCAGCACCAGGACGTGGTGGCGGGCCTCGATCCCGCGAGTGACGAACTGGCAGGCTCGGCTGCCTACGGCCCGTTCGGCCGACCGCTGGCCGCGGAGAGTGTTTCGTCCGCGCTGGGTTACCAGTCGGACTATACCGACCCGGCCTCCGGCGAGGTGGACATGGGCGCCCGCTGGTACACGCCGGGCACGGGCACGTTCACCGCGCGGGACAGCATCGACCTGCCCAACACCCCGTCGAACGCGGCCAACCGATATGGCTACGCCCTCGGCTCGCCCACCAACCACACCGACCCGGACGGCCATCTACCGGATAACTGGTGTCTGTGCCCACCATCCAGAGGATGGCCCAGCTGGGTTTCCAACTTGTTCGAGCGAGCATTTGGTGATGGCTCGAACAGTGCCGGTCAAAACTCTGGTGCGGGAAATGGGCGAGGAAACAGCCGTGGACCAGGTCCGGGTTCGGGGTCAGGTAATAGCGGTGGCCGTCCCAGTGCAGGAAGCGGTGGTGCGCCGTCTCCTCCGCCGCCTCCGCCAGGAATCAAAGCTCGCAAGTACGCCCGATACGCGGCCCAGAACACGCCGATTCCGATCCCCCAGACCGCCAATAGTCATCACTATGGCGATTCCTCGCGCCCTCCGGTATCGTCCAATCCCAGCGTTCCTGCCCGCCGCGTAGCAGGTAAAGATATTGTTGACCAGAACCCGCAGATCCAGAAGCTTATACAGTCAGCTACTGGCAATGATCCGGTAGTTAAAACTGTGGAGCGTCGAGTTGGTTCTGAATTGAAAAATGCAAGCTTTGGATGTGTCCCAGTCACCGGCGACATTTACCAATGTCCGCAGCCCACGTTGGTTCAACAGCAGGAGCCGACTGGGTCCATTCATGATGTGCTAGATGTGGCGGGTTTTCATCCGGTCTATGGTGCTGCTGCTGACATTGGAAGCTCTGTTCTGTACATGTTTGAGGGAGACTTCTGGTCGGCATTAGGTTCTGCTGGTGCTGCACTTCCCTTGCTGGGAGACTTGGCGGCCGGTGGTAAGCTCGCGAAGCGTCTCGCTAACACCGGGGCTGACGCCAACGTTTTGGCTGGAAAATTCGAAGGCGATAAACTCAAAGAGTTTAGACGTCAACTGAAGCAGTATGGCAAGGCTGGAGTCCGTGAGATTGACGGTGGAAAGATCCGGTTTTATGGGCGAGTTACGCCGGCGAAGACTTCGGGAAAGATGATTGGTATGCGGAAGGTTAGAGAATGGGATCCCGTGCACGGAAGATACAGGACGTGGATGGAAACGCTGGATCAGAATGGAGTAATACGGCAGGTTCGTCCTCAATTTGACGGGAAAGGGAAGACGCACTACAAATTTGACGAGCATGGAAACTACGAGGGCTACTGGTGACTCCTCCTTTGCCTCCTTCGAGGGCAGAAGTTCGTAGTAAGATGATGGGCTTAATAAATGGTTCCGAATCTCGTGAATCGACTTCTGAGTGGGCTGGCCAGTGGGTTTATGCGTTTGATCCTGGCGTCGAGGACGAACCTACTTGGGAAGCCATATCGAAACTGGTTCTCTGTGACGGTGAGATTGATCCTGGTGAGTACTTATATGCCAGAGACGACTTTGTTTCCTGGCTGGAAGAATTTGATAATGCCACTCGAGGTGACCGATGAACGTTGTTCCGCTTTTGGGCTTCGTTCTTGGTGAGCCTTATCCCAGCGAGTCGCCGAGTTTGACGCCGCGGCCTGCGGGGACGTCGCTGAGGGTGGCCAGTTGGTGCAGGTGGTGGACCCCGGCCGGTAAGCCAACGGCGGCCACGGCGGTCATCGCGCCGATCACCGCGGTGGCGTGCGACTGGTTGCGGCCGTGTGCCCAGCGGGTGGTGCCGTTGCGGGCGCGGGCCAGGATCAGCCAGCGGTCGGTGCCGGGGAAGTGCACGCCACGCGGGGCCCGCTCGGCGTAGGGCAGCCAGGTGAGCCCGGCCAGCGCGGCGGTCGCCAGCCGCGAGTCCAGGCCGAAGTAGGTGCGCACCGGGACGCCGAGCTGGCGGGTCAGCACGTGTTGGTCGGCGAAGTCCGTGCGGTACAGCCTGCGCCTGCCGAGGCCGGGCAGTTCGAACGCGGCGGGCCGGGAATAGTTGCGCACCAGGCCACCCGCCGGGTCCACGAACCGGCGGCCGAGCAAGCCATAGGTCCACTCCGTCGCCGCAGCACCGTGCCGTTCACCGGCACCCAGCACCACCGCCAGGTCGATCGGACCGGGCTCGGTGGCGTGCAGATCCGCGGCCAGCAGGTTGGTCAGGCCCGGCGCCAAACCGACGCTCAGCAGCAGCGGCGCGGCGGGGGTGAGCCGCTCCAGCCGGGCCACGTACCCGGTGCTCGCGGTGAGCTCGACGAAAGCCACCCCCTGATCCGTCGCCACCTTCGCCAGCGCCGGGTCCTCCGTCCCCGCCGCGTTCACCACAACGTCCACATCGGACAGCGCGGCAGTGAACGAACCGGGCACCGTGAGGTCGACCACCCGGTCGGCGCGCAGGCGATCCCTGCCGGCGGCGAGCGCGGTCACCC
The sequence above is drawn from the Amycolatopsis aidingensis genome and encodes:
- a CDS encoding saccharopine dehydrogenase family protein, whose protein sequence is MRVLVLGGYGAVGARVMTELAVRGVTALAAGRDRLRADRVVDLTVPGSFTAALSDVDVVVNAAGTEDPALAKVATDQGVAFVELTASTGYVARLERLTPAAPLLLSVGLAPGLTNLLAADLHATEPGPIDLAVVLGAGERHGAAATEWTYGLLGRRFVDPAGGLVRNYSRPAAFELPGLGRRRLYRTDFADQHVLTRQLGVPVRTYFGLDSRLATAALAGLTWLPYAERAPRGVHFPGTDRWLILARARNGTTRWAHGRNQSHATAVIGAMTAVAAVGLPAGVHHLHQLATLSDVPAGRGVKLGDSLG